A portion of the Chloroflexota bacterium genome contains these proteins:
- the npdG gene encoding NADPH-dependent F420 reductase, with translation MKTRSGAASMISFIGGTGPEGRGLALRFAIIGEQIFLGSRDPQRGVASASDVRALLPRNYPDTSVLGGSNEEAARVGGLIFIAVPYSAQKDTLTELEPHLRGKVIVNVVAPLAFVRGSAQALPVPAGSAAEEARDLLPESSVVGAFHNLSAIDLLMPLRALDCDVVVCGDDPDAKAKVMQLAESIKGVRAVNGGALVNSRYVEHLTSLLININRIYKAHSSIRITGI, from the coding sequence ATGAAGACACGCAGCGGAGCGGCATCCATGATCTCCTTCATCGGCGGCACCGGGCCCGAGGGCCGAGGTCTCGCACTGCGGTTCGCCATCATCGGCGAGCAAATCTTCCTCGGCTCCCGCGACCCCCAGCGCGGCGTGGCCTCCGCCTCCGATGTGCGCGCGCTCCTGCCCCGCAACTACCCCGACACCAGCGTCTTGGGCGGCTCCAACGAGGAGGCCGCCCGCGTGGGCGGCCTCATCTTCATCGCCGTGCCCTACTCGGCCCAGAAGGACACGCTGACGGAGCTTGAGCCGCACCTGCGCGGCAAGGTCATCGTCAACGTCGTCGCGCCCCTCGCCTTCGTCCGGGGCTCGGCCCAGGCCCTCCCCGTCCCCGCCGGCTCCGCCGCCGAGGAGGCCCGCGACCTGCTTCCCGAGTCCTCCGTCGTCGGCGCTTTCCATAACCTTAGCGCCATCGACCTGCTCATGCCCCTCCGCGCCCTCGACTGCGATGTCGTCGTCTGCGGCGACGACCCCGACGCCAAGGCCAAAGTCATGCAGCTTGCCGAGTCCATCAAGGGCGTCCGCGCCGTCAACGGCGGCGCCCTCGTCAACTCCCGCTACGTCGAGCACCTCACCTCGCTCCTCATCAACATCAACCGCATCTACAAAGCCCACTCCTCCATCCGCATCACCGGCATCTAG
- a CDS encoding fumarylacetoacetate hydrolase family protein has product MQFARYYAHGEVAYGVVEDGQVKQITTTPFEDYEVTDHTHTLEEVQILPPVQPGKVIAIALNYSTHLGERPAPKRVEGFYKPHNCIIADGEDIVLPDGAGRVDEEGELVAIISKTCSKVSREEALEYVLGYTIGNDVSARDWQNGPEKDMQWWRAKGADTFGPLGPFISTDVDPFDFTIQVSVNGEKTHNHAHAEDLIFDIPTVISEISRYVTLDPGDVIYTGTPGQTSQLNPGDVVEVEIPGIGTLRNPVVSE; this is encoded by the coding sequence ATGCAGTTTGCTCGGTACTACGCCCACGGCGAGGTCGCCTATGGCGTGGTGGAAGACGGTCAGGTCAAGCAGATCACCACAACGCCCTTTGAGGACTATGAGGTAACCGACCACACCCACACCCTTGAAGAAGTGCAGATCCTTCCCCCCGTGCAGCCCGGCAAGGTCATCGCCATCGCCCTGAACTACAGCACCCACCTCGGCGAGCGCCCGGCCCCCAAGCGCGTGGAAGGCTTCTACAAGCCCCACAACTGCATCATCGCCGACGGCGAGGACATCGTCCTCCCCGATGGCGCGGGCCGTGTCGACGAGGAGGGCGAGCTCGTTGCCATCATCAGCAAGACGTGCAGCAAGGTCTCCCGTGAAGAGGCCCTCGAGTACGTCCTCGGCTACACCATCGGCAACGACGTCAGCGCCCGCGATTGGCAGAACGGCCCCGAGAAGGACATGCAGTGGTGGCGCGCCAAGGGCGCCGACACCTTCGGCCCCCTCGGTCCCTTCATCAGCACCGACGTCGACCCGTTCGACTTCACCATCCAGGTGTCCGTGAACGGCGAGAAGACCCACAACCACGCCCACGCAGAGGACCTCATCTTCGACATCCCCACCGTCATCAGTGAGATCAGCCGCTACGTCACCCTTGACCCGGGCGACGTCATCTACACCGGCACCCCCGGCCAGACGAGCCAGCTCAACCCCGGCGACGTGGTGGAAGTCGAGATCCCCGGCATCGGCACGCTCCGCAACCCCGTGGTGAGCGAGTAA
- a CDS encoding aldolase/citrate lyase family protein: MPPVRRSMLFTPANVRRFVEGVWRHSADVVALDLEDSVAPEEKAAARAAVREAIGLVQRGGAEAALRINHDAVEADCDAGVWPGLSAIVLPKAETAEQVSGLDAMLSRLEAARGMAAGGVEIMPMIESAVGVQNAHAIASASARVRSFGVLGEADLTADLGLSFDDLHEIDVLGYARGEVGLAARALGKTVNGRAWTSGRSTIADYGDAAAMERSMRASWEAGCRSTFCVHPSQVAAANRGLRPTEADVVLCAEAVRTYTEARREGRPYGVRQGVIIDGRIARAALDTIAYSLDCAAKDAGKLLRRREMEEALADAALAEGEGP, from the coding sequence ATGCCGCCCGTTCGACGGTCCATGCTGTTCACGCCGGCCAACGTCCGGCGGTTTGTAGAGGGTGTATGGCGGCATTCGGCGGACGTGGTGGCGCTGGACCTGGAGGACTCCGTGGCGCCGGAGGAGAAGGCGGCCGCCAGGGCGGCTGTGCGGGAGGCCATCGGGCTGGTGCAGCGCGGGGGTGCGGAGGCGGCGCTGCGGATCAACCACGACGCCGTCGAGGCGGACTGCGACGCTGGCGTGTGGCCGGGGCTGAGCGCCATCGTGCTGCCCAAGGCCGAGACGGCAGAGCAGGTGAGCGGGCTCGACGCGATGCTGTCCCGGCTGGAGGCGGCGCGGGGGATGGCGGCGGGCGGCGTGGAGATCATGCCGATGATCGAATCGGCGGTGGGGGTGCAGAACGCGCACGCCATCGCGTCGGCGAGCGCACGGGTGCGTTCGTTCGGCGTGCTGGGCGAGGCGGACCTGACCGCGGACCTGGGGCTCTCCTTCGACGACTTGCATGAGATCGACGTGCTGGGCTATGCGCGGGGCGAGGTTGGGCTTGCGGCGCGGGCGCTCGGCAAGACGGTGAACGGGCGCGCGTGGACGTCCGGGCGCTCGACGATAGCCGACTACGGCGACGCGGCGGCGATGGAGCGCTCGATGCGGGCGTCGTGGGAGGCGGGGTGCCGGAGCACCTTCTGCGTCCACCCGTCGCAGGTTGCGGCGGCGAACCGGGGGCTTCGGCCGACGGAGGCGGACGTGGTGCTGTGCGCCGAGGCCGTGCGCACGTACACGGAGGCGCGGCGGGAAGGGCGACCGTACGGTGTGCGGCAGGGCGTCATCATCGATGGGCGCATCGCGCGGGCGGCGCTGGACACCATCGCCTACTCGCTCGATTGCGCGGCCAAGGACGCGGGCAAGCTGCTGCGGCGGCGGGAGATGGAGGAGGCGCTCGCAGATGCGGCCTTAGCGGAGGGAGAGGGTCCGTAG
- a CDS encoding aldolase/citrate lyase family protein, giving the protein MESALAIRDALVRRSLLVVSPLDRDALERAVGAGADAVVLDVARGPAAHRREEARRGLGAAIASVAQSGAEVLLWTDAGGAGADLAACEGGVSGVLAAAESAADVASVDGALRAWEAARGLGPGSVNIAVVLATGAAVRGCDDIAGGCSRVVALVVDERALVRSAGENAAARRELAAYYRGAVVVAAKALGVQAHGAVAPGSGALAAGYATMGRRMGLRGALCFDADAVSLVNAGFSPTEGEVTAARRVLSAMEDAVAGGRGAIAASPGTMADLANVRQAQAVVDRAEAIRRRHDQPEPDGEPSATEPSTEEGSAPPWR; this is encoded by the coding sequence ATGGAATCAGCCTTGGCCATACGGGATGCGCTGGTACGCCGGTCGTTGCTGGTGGTGTCGCCACTGGACCGGGATGCGCTGGAGCGGGCGGTTGGCGCGGGCGCCGACGCGGTGGTACTCGACGTGGCGCGGGGACCGGCGGCGCACCGGCGCGAGGAGGCGCGGCGCGGTCTCGGCGCGGCGATTGCCTCGGTCGCGCAGTCGGGCGCGGAGGTCCTGTTGTGGACGGACGCCGGCGGCGCGGGGGCCGACCTTGCGGCGTGCGAGGGCGGTGTGTCCGGTGTGCTCGCGGCGGCGGAATCGGCGGCGGACGTTGCCTCGGTGGACGGCGCGCTGCGCGCGTGGGAGGCGGCACGGGGGTTGGGGCCGGGTTCGGTGAATATAGCGGTTGTGTTGGCGACCGGGGCGGCGGTGCGGGGGTGCGATGACATCGCCGGGGGGTGCTCACGCGTCGTCGCACTTGTGGTGGACGAGCGGGCGCTGGTGCGGAGCGCCGGGGAGAACGCCGCCGCGAGGCGTGAGCTTGCGGCGTACTATCGCGGCGCGGTGGTCGTGGCAGCGAAGGCGCTGGGCGTGCAGGCGCACGGGGCCGTCGCGCCGGGGTCGGGGGCGCTGGCCGCGGGGTACGCGACTATGGGGCGCCGCATGGGACTTCGCGGGGCGCTGTGCTTCGACGCCGACGCAGTATCGCTCGTCAACGCGGGATTCAGCCCAACGGAAGGGGAAGTCACGGCGGCGCGGCGCGTGCTGTCGGCCATGGAGGACGCAGTTGCCGGCGGCCGGGGCGCGATTGCAGCGTCGCCGGGGACGATGGCGGACCTAGCGAATGTGCGGCAGGCGCAGGCTGTCGTTGATCGCGCCGAGGCTATCCGCCGACGGCATGATCAGCCTGAACCTGATGGCGAGCCTTCGGCGACGGAACCCTCGACGGAGGAAGGGAGCGCACCGCCTTGGCGTTAG
- a CDS encoding aspartate aminotransferase family protein, which yields MPTIQELYAQQHPGSAALHAEAVGIFPDGVTHDTRYMDPFPLVVTHAEGSRKWDVDGNEYIDYVMGHGALLLGHGRPEVIQAVTEALSRGTHRGASHLEEMEWARWVLRLVPSAERVRFTSSGTEATMLALRLARAYTGKTHVLRFTDHFHGWNDLLAVGSSRNMGGIAPEVAALSYVVPPNDPALVEQALEAHDDIAAVILEPTGASMGHVPVYPEFLHALRDLTLKHGVLLIFDEVVTGFRVSPGGAQGLYGVTPDVTTLAKILAGGLPGGAVCGRADIIDMIAHHEGVGDNRVAHPGTFNANPISASAGAAALQIVATGEPNATADARAATLRAGLNDIMTRMEVPGCCYGVASIFQVRLGAQCQCSDAEHLHPSESQKQTPPNIVSAMRLAAINAGVNLMSGRPSGLISAAHTEADVQSTLASFEQAFTALRTDGLL from the coding sequence ATGCCAACCATTCAGGAACTGTACGCGCAGCAGCACCCGGGGTCCGCCGCGCTCCATGCGGAAGCTGTCGGCATCTTCCCCGACGGCGTCACCCACGACACCCGCTACATGGACCCGTTTCCCCTCGTGGTGACCCACGCCGAGGGCAGCCGCAAGTGGGACGTCGACGGCAACGAGTACATCGACTACGTTATGGGCCACGGCGCCCTCCTGCTCGGCCACGGGCGCCCCGAGGTGATCCAGGCCGTGACCGAGGCCCTTTCGCGCGGCACCCACCGCGGCGCCAGCCACCTCGAGGAGATGGAGTGGGCCCGCTGGGTGCTGCGATTGGTGCCCTCGGCAGAGCGCGTGCGCTTCACCTCGTCCGGCACGGAGGCGACCATGCTGGCCCTGCGGCTGGCGCGCGCCTACACCGGCAAGACCCACGTCCTCCGCTTCACGGACCACTTCCACGGCTGGAATGACCTCCTCGCCGTGGGTTCGAGCCGCAACATGGGCGGCATCGCGCCAGAGGTCGCCGCCCTCTCCTACGTCGTGCCCCCCAACGACCCGGCGCTGGTCGAGCAGGCCCTAGAGGCCCACGACGACATCGCCGCCGTCATCCTCGAGCCCACGGGCGCGAGCATGGGCCACGTTCCCGTCTACCCCGAGTTCCTCCACGCCCTGCGCGACCTGACGTTGAAGCACGGCGTGCTGCTGATATTCGACGAGGTCGTGACCGGCTTCCGCGTGTCGCCCGGCGGCGCGCAAGGGTTGTACGGCGTCACGCCCGACGTCACCACCCTCGCGAAGATCCTCGCGGGCGGGCTGCCCGGCGGCGCCGTCTGCGGCCGCGCCGACATCATCGACATGATCGCCCACCACGAGGGCGTTGGCGACAACCGGGTCGCCCACCCCGGCACGTTCAACGCCAACCCTATCTCGGCCTCCGCGGGCGCGGCCGCTCTCCAGATTGTCGCCACGGGCGAGCCCAACGCCACCGCCGACGCCCGTGCCGCAACGCTCCGCGCCGGTCTCAACGACATCATGACCCGGATGGAAGTGCCGGGCTGCTGCTACGGCGTCGCCTCCATCTTCCAGGTGCGCCTCGGCGCCCAGTGCCAGTGCTCCGACGCCGAGCACCTGCACCCGTCCGAGAGCCAGAAACAAACGCCGCCGAACATAGTCTCTGCAATGCGTCTCGCCGCCATCAACGCCGGCGTAAACCTCATGAGCGGCCGCCCCTCCGGCCTCATCTCCGCCGCCCACACCGAAGCCGACGTCCAGAGCACCCTCGCCAGCTTCGAGCAAGCCTTCACCGCCCTCCGCACAGACGGCCTGCTGTAG
- a CDS encoding GuaB3 family IMP dehydrogenase-related protein, with protein sequence MGAPRFKEVRRSYGFDEVAIVPGQVTINPEQADMGLTIGEHRFPIPVLASAMDAVVSPGFAIKMGKLGGLAVLNLEGLWTRYPDAADKLAEVAETPIEEATALLQRLYQQPVQDELVAQRVQEIKSGDVPCAVAITPQRAKRLAPIAVEAGADVVVVQSTVTTARHISKSYRGLIFSELVEQTRRPVIVGNCVGYDVALELMENGISGLLVGIGPGAACTSREVVGIGVPQVTATMDCAAAREEYLHRTGRYVSVITDGGIRTGGDFCKSMVAGADGVMLGTPFAQSVEAPGRGYNWGMATPDPALPRGTRIRVGTKGTLEEVLFGPSSRTDGTMNLTGALRACMGMVGAFNVRELQQTDLVYAPDIKMEGKAFQMANSL encoded by the coding sequence ATGGGGGCGCCTCGCTTCAAGGAGGTACGCCGCAGTTACGGTTTCGACGAAGTAGCTATTGTCCCCGGTCAAGTCACTATCAACCCTGAGCAGGCAGACATGGGCCTCACCATCGGTGAGCACCGCTTCCCCATCCCCGTTCTCGCATCTGCCATGGACGCCGTCGTTTCGCCCGGCTTCGCCATCAAGATGGGCAAGCTGGGCGGCCTCGCCGTCCTGAACCTCGAGGGCCTCTGGACCCGCTACCCCGACGCTGCCGACAAGCTCGCCGAGGTCGCGGAGACGCCCATTGAGGAGGCCACCGCACTCCTGCAGCGCCTCTACCAGCAGCCCGTGCAGGACGAGCTTGTGGCCCAGCGAGTCCAGGAGATCAAGTCCGGCGACGTCCCCTGCGCCGTCGCCATCACGCCCCAGCGCGCCAAGCGGCTCGCCCCCATTGCCGTCGAGGCCGGCGCCGATGTCGTCGTCGTGCAGTCCACCGTGACGACGGCCCGCCACATCTCCAAGAGCTATCGCGGCCTCATCTTCTCCGAGCTGGTCGAGCAGACCCGCCGCCCCGTCATCGTCGGCAACTGCGTCGGCTACGACGTCGCGCTTGAGCTCATGGAGAACGGCATCAGCGGCCTGCTCGTCGGCATCGGCCCCGGCGCCGCTTGCACCAGCCGCGAGGTCGTCGGCATCGGCGTCCCCCAGGTGACCGCGACGATGGACTGCGCCGCTGCCCGCGAGGAGTACCTGCACCGCACCGGCCGCTACGTCTCCGTCATCACCGACGGCGGCATCCGCACCGGCGGCGACTTCTGCAAGTCCATGGTCGCCGGTGCCGACGGCGTCATGCTCGGAACTCCCTTCGCCCAGTCCGTCGAGGCCCCCGGCCGCGGCTACAACTGGGGCATGGCGACCCCGGACCCGGCGCTCCCTCGGGGCACCCGCATCCGCGTCGGCACCAAGGGCACGCTGGAAGAGGTGCTCTTTGGCCCCTCATCCCGCACGGACGGCACCATGAACCTGACCGGCGCGCTCCGGGCCTGCATGGGCATGGTGGGCGCCTTCAACGTCCGCGAGCTCCAGCAGACGGACCTGGTCTACGCCCCTGACATAAAGATGGAAGGCAAGGCCTTCCAGATGGCCAACAGCTTGTAG
- a CDS encoding aldolase/citrate lyase family protein: MALADYLQPHERVAAECGHVAATNLRLIHYAARSGAPLFRELPYSAVQGIRLAQRPRITTVVLGALIAVLSLLAGPGSPLQIGAAGLGAAAVLLGIVFGDLSLVITTETGGAKPTRWPLREVGRRESQELVSIARAAMNGEYDFAPEPAPAPMPQSVIARSVLLLPADEAALTLAALSGDADVICLDLTTLVHASRRAAARELVRSAVAAVAAAGRRVWVRVSVDEAEADVAACVWPGLGAVAARVESAEDARRLEALLNDVESERSLMERVRIVVQVETAAGVWALRETMGATPRVSGVIVATHDALDLLGRPDARARWEKLRPPALPEAAHRRGRIAAAAAAAGAPVYASLATGIAPGGLVDALGHDAPQRLADAATAARAHGFHGAVTLHSEAVAACNAAFPGTRVASAPPAAAPAPSALQPVVPSHFGIGVARATEATAAAMPDASADRADDEPEAPSVTSTSAPSAAPPTAPVVWQPVVPSHFGIRVPPREPDGFEEPESVETPTVEER, translated from the coding sequence TTGGCGTTAGCGGACTACCTGCAACCGCATGAGCGCGTGGCGGCCGAGTGCGGGCATGTGGCGGCCACCAACCTGCGACTGATCCACTACGCCGCCCGCTCCGGCGCGCCGTTGTTCCGCGAGCTGCCGTACTCCGCAGTGCAGGGCATCAGGCTGGCGCAGCGTCCGCGCATCACGACGGTCGTGCTGGGCGCGCTCATCGCCGTGCTGAGCCTGCTGGCGGGGCCGGGATCGCCACTGCAGATCGGCGCCGCAGGGCTGGGCGCGGCCGCTGTGCTGCTGGGCATCGTGTTTGGCGACCTCTCACTGGTGATCACGACGGAGACGGGCGGCGCAAAGCCCACTCGCTGGCCGCTGCGTGAAGTTGGGCGGCGAGAGAGCCAGGAGCTGGTCAGCATTGCGCGGGCCGCAATGAACGGCGAGTACGATTTTGCCCCCGAACCCGCCCCCGCCCCCATGCCGCAGAGCGTGATCGCGCGCTCCGTGCTGCTGTTGCCGGCAGACGAAGCGGCGCTGACGCTGGCGGCGCTGAGCGGCGATGCCGACGTGATTTGCCTCGACCTGACGACGCTGGTGCATGCGTCCCGCCGTGCAGCGGCGCGGGAGCTTGTGCGGAGCGCCGTTGCCGCCGTGGCGGCGGCCGGGCGCCGGGTGTGGGTCCGCGTCAGCGTCGACGAGGCGGAGGCGGACGTGGCCGCCTGTGTGTGGCCGGGACTTGGGGCCGTTGCCGCGAGGGTGGAGTCGGCGGAGGACGCCCGGCGGCTGGAGGCGCTGCTCAACGACGTCGAGAGCGAGCGCAGCTTGATGGAACGGGTGCGGATCGTGGTGCAGGTGGAAACGGCCGCTGGGGTTTGGGCGCTGCGGGAGACGATGGGGGCTACGCCGCGCGTGTCCGGCGTGATTGTCGCGACGCACGATGCGCTCGACCTGCTGGGCAGGCCGGACGCACGGGCCAGGTGGGAGAAGCTGCGGCCGCCGGCGCTGCCGGAGGCCGCGCACCGGCGAGGGCGCATCGCCGCGGCAGCAGCGGCGGCGGGGGCGCCGGTGTACGCGAGCCTCGCAACGGGGATCGCGCCGGGGGGGCTTGTCGACGCGCTGGGCCACGATGCCCCGCAGCGGCTGGCCGATGCCGCAACGGCGGCCCGCGCGCATGGCTTCCATGGGGCGGTGACGCTGCACTCGGAGGCGGTCGCGGCGTGCAATGCGGCGTTTCCGGGAACGCGTGTGGCGAGCGCGCCCCCGGCGGCGGCACCCGCGCCCTCGGCGTTGCAGCCCGTTGTGCCCTCGCACTTCGGCATTGGGGTGGCGCGGGCGACCGAGGCGACCGCAGCCGCGATGCCCGACGCTTCGGCGGATAGAGCGGACGACGAGCCAGAGGCCCCAAGCGTTACGTCAACTTCTGCACCTTCGGCCGCGCCGCCTACGGCTCCGGTCGTGTGGCAGCCCGTCGTGCCCTCGCACTTCGGCATCCGCGTGCCGCCAAGGGAGCCCGACGGCTTCGAGGAGCCGGAGAGCGTCGAAACGCCGACTGTGGAGGAGCGCTAG